One window from the genome of Elaeis guineensis isolate ETL-2024a chromosome 5, EG11, whole genome shotgun sequence encodes:
- the LOC105032723 gene encoding uncharacterized protein, whose product MSCASKASLIVAASMGAVEALKDQAGLCRWNYAIRSLNHQAKNSVGSFSQARRMSSSSSNIERRKGMKWTDEKAKRSEEALRKVMYLSCWGPN is encoded by the coding sequence ATGAGCTGTGCAAGCAAGGCTTCTTTGATCGTGGCAGCGAGTATGGGGGCAGTGGAAGCGCTCAAAGACCAAGCAGGTCTGTGCCGTTGGAACTATGCCATCAGATCTCTCAACCACCAAGCCAAGAACAGCGTCGGTTCCTTCTCTCAGGCCAGGAggatgtcttcttcttcttctaacatTGAGAGGAGGAAAGGAATGAAGTGGACTGATGAGAAGGCCAAGCGATCGGAGGAGGCGCTGAGAAAAGTCATGTACTTGAGCTGTTGGGGTCCTAATTAG